In Nicotiana tabacum cultivar K326 chromosome 2, ASM71507v2, whole genome shotgun sequence, the following proteins share a genomic window:
- the LOC107771963 gene encoding uncharacterized protein LOC107771963 has protein sequence MAKYESCILGIRMAIDMNIKELLVIGDSDLLMHQVLGEWSTKNVKILSYLRCVKELRKKFTKIEFKHIPRIQNEFVDALATLSSMIQHPHKNYIDLIEVEVRDQHAYCFHMDEEPDGKPWYHDIKKFLATQKYPENATNGQKRALRRLENHFFLSGEVLYRRTPNLGLLRCVDTIEATRVLEEIHAGTCGPQMNGFTLAMKILRAGYFWMTMESDSICYVQKCHALNLGGKTGTQCLT, from the coding sequence ATGGCTAAATACGAGTCATGCATCCTTGGAATCAgaatggcaatcgacatgaacatCAAGGAACTTTTGGTCATAGGAGATTCTGATTTGTTGATGCACCAAGTCCTGGGAGAATGGTCAACTAAGAATGTCAAGATACTGTCGTACTTGCGCTGCGTGAAGGAGCTGCGCAAAAAGTTCACAAAGAttgagttcaaacacatcccCAGAATTCAGAACGAGTTCGTAGATGCCCTTGCGACCTTATCATCCATGATTCAGCATCCACACAAGAACTACATCGACCTCATCGAGGTAGAAGTCAGAGATCAACATGCATATTGCTTCCATATGGATGAAGAACCAGATGGTAAACCttggtatcatgacatcaagaAGTTCCTTGCGACCCAGAAATACCCAGAAAATGCTACTAATGGTCAAAAGAGAGCCCTCAGGAGGTTGGAAAATCACTTCTTCCTCAGCGGGGAAGTCTTGTACAGGAGGACCCCAAACTTAGGTTTGCTGAGATGTGTAGACACCATCGAAGCAACCAGAGTGTTGGAAGAAATACATGCAGGAACGTGTGGACCCCAAATGAACGGGTTCACGTTAGCCATGAAGATTTTGAGagctggatacttttggatgactatggaaagcgACAGCATCTGCTATGTGCAAAAGTGTCATGCCCTGAACCTGGGGGGCAAGACTGGCACCCAatgcctcacctaa